From the Rhodoferax sp. WC2427 genome, one window contains:
- a CDS encoding extracellular solute-binding protein — protein MRVTAVLLSMCCCVPAWGAHAYAQFGDVKYPAGFAHFSYVNPDAPKGGEIRMVPPTRPTNFDKFNPFTLKGTPPFGISGMLMETLLVGNMEEPTTAYGLLAEDVEVAPDKLSATFKLHPAARFHDGTPVLAADVAYSFNTLVGKLAAPQYRSIFAEVKGVAVLGERTVRFDFANPNPELPLVVGTGLPVFSRAWGKGLPFDQIVEQVPIGSGPYKITQPKLGRDITYTRDPAYWARDLGVRKGQFNFDRITYKIYLDETARFEGLRAGEFDFMREFISRNWARQYVGKQFDNGTLKKATFVNRNPGDFQGYVLNLRNPKFKDVRVREALGLAMDFEWLNRQLFYGAYQRVNGYFPNSEFQAQGLPGADELALLEPLRAKLRPEVFGPAYLSPSTAPPRSLRDNLRQAQKLLHEAGWDYADGALRNAKGEAFTIEFLNDQPSLARVIAPLQKSLEKLGIALQLRVVDFSLSKQKMDAFDFEMTSVRLVGSTAPGGELLELFGSKAAATPGSNNTWGIADPAVDALLQKVVTATTRPALATAMRALDRVLTHGHYSIPQWFSNAFFVGYRPAPFVLPATTPPYYQVDGWASSTWWASPSNK, from the coding sequence ATGCGGGTTACGGCTGTTTTACTTTCGATGTGCTGCTGCGTGCCCGCCTGGGGCGCGCATGCCTACGCGCAATTTGGCGACGTGAAATACCCCGCCGGGTTCGCGCATTTCAGCTATGTGAACCCCGACGCGCCCAAGGGCGGCGAGATCCGCATGGTGCCGCCCACCCGGCCCACCAACTTCGACAAGTTCAACCCCTTCACCCTCAAGGGCACGCCGCCTTTTGGCATCTCGGGCATGCTGATGGAGACGCTGCTGGTGGGCAATATGGAAGAGCCCACCACCGCCTACGGCCTGCTGGCCGAGGATGTGGAGGTGGCCCCCGACAAACTCAGCGCCACGTTCAAGCTGCACCCCGCCGCCCGCTTCCATGACGGCACGCCGGTGCTGGCCGCCGACGTGGCGTACTCCTTCAATACCCTGGTGGGCAAACTGGCCGCGCCGCAGTACCGCAGCATCTTTGCCGAGGTCAAGGGCGTAGCGGTGCTGGGCGAGCGCACGGTGCGCTTCGACTTTGCCAACCCCAACCCCGAGCTGCCGCTGGTAGTGGGCACCGGCCTGCCGGTGTTCAGCCGCGCCTGGGGCAAGGGCCTGCCGTTCGACCAGATCGTGGAGCAGGTGCCGATCGGCTCCGGCCCGTACAAGATCACCCAGCCCAAACTGGGCCGCGACATCACCTACACCCGCGACCCGGCCTATTGGGCGCGCGACCTGGGCGTGCGCAAGGGCCAGTTCAACTTCGACCGCATCACGTACAAAATCTACCTGGACGAAACCGCCCGTTTCGAGGGCCTGCGGGCGGGGGAATTTGACTTCATGCGCGAATTCATCTCGCGCAACTGGGCGCGGCAGTACGTGGGCAAGCAGTTTGACAACGGTACGTTGAAAAAAGCCACCTTCGTGAACCGCAACCCCGGCGACTTCCAGGGCTATGTGCTGAACCTGCGCAACCCCAAATTCAAAGACGTGCGGGTGCGCGAGGCGCTGGGCCTGGCGATGGATTTTGAGTGGCTGAACCGCCAGCTGTTCTACGGTGCCTACCAGCGCGTCAACGGCTACTTCCCCAACAGCGAATTCCAGGCCCAGGGCCTGCCCGGCGCGGACGAGCTGGCTCTGCTGGAGCCCCTGCGGGCGAAACTGCGGCCCGAGGTGTTTGGCCCCGCCTACCTGTCGCCCAGCACCGCGCCGCCGCGCAGCCTGCGCGACAACCTGCGCCAGGCGCAAAAGCTGCTGCACGAGGCCGGCTGGGACTATGCCGACGGCGCACTGCGCAACGCCAAGGGCGAGGCCTTCACCATCGAGTTTCTGAATGACCAGCCCAGCCTCGCGCGGGTGATCGCACCGCTGCAAAAGTCGCTGGAGAAGCTGGGAATTGCGCTGCAGCTGCGGGTGGTGGATTTCTCGCTGTCCAAGCAAAAAATGGATGCGTTTGATTTCGAAATGACCAGCGTGCGCTTGGTGGGCAGCACCGCCCCCGGTGGCGAGTTGCTGGAGCTGTTTGGCTCCAAGGCAGCGGCCACGCCCGGCTCCAACAACACCTGGGGCATTGCCGACCCCGCCGTGGATGCGCTGTTGCAAAAGGTGGTGACCGCCACCACCCGGCCCGCGCTGGCCACCGCCATGCGCGCCCTGGACCGGGTGCTGACGCACGGCCACTATTCCATCCCGCAGTGGTTCAGCAACGCCTTCTTTGTAGGCTACCGGCCCGCGCCCTTCGTGCTGCCCGCCACCACGCCGCCCTACTACCAGGTAGACGGCTGGGCCAGCAGCACCTGGTGGGCTTCGCCCAGCAACAAGTAG
- a CDS encoding microcin C ABC transporter permease YejB translates to MLAYIFKRILLMVPTLLGVLLVTFAVVQFVPGGPVEQMVSQLQGRDSGGERAAASGAGYRGRQGIDAKQIEEIRQLYGFDKPAPQRFWQMLGQFARFDLGQSFYQHKDVWQLVKEKLPVSVSLGLWTFFLSYLVAVPLGIAMAVRAGSRFDFVTTLLILVGYAIPGFVLGVALVVIFGGQLQWFPLRGLTSSQWDTLGWGAKVVDYLWHIALPVTAMVLGSFAVTAMLTKNAFLEEIRKQYVLTARAKGLSERQVLWKHVLRNALIPIVTGFPAAFIGAFFTGSLLIETLFSLDGLGLLSYESVIRRDYPVVLGTLYLFTLIGLVTKLISDLCYVWVDPRVRFD, encoded by the coding sequence ATGCTTGCCTATATCTTCAAACGCATTCTGCTGATGGTGCCCACGCTCTTGGGCGTACTGCTGGTGACCTTTGCCGTGGTGCAGTTCGTGCCCGGCGGGCCGGTGGAGCAGATGGTGTCGCAGCTCCAAGGCCGCGATTCGGGCGGCGAGCGGGCGGCGGCCTCGGGCGCGGGCTACCGGGGACGGCAGGGGATTGACGCCAAGCAGATCGAAGAAATCCGCCAGCTCTACGGCTTCGACAAGCCTGCGCCGCAGCGCTTTTGGCAGATGCTGGGGCAGTTCGCCCGGTTTGACCTGGGCCAGAGCTTCTACCAGCACAAGGACGTGTGGCAACTGGTGAAAGAGAAGCTGCCGGTGTCCGTCAGCCTGGGGCTGTGGACCTTTTTTCTGAGCTATCTGGTCGCCGTGCCGCTGGGCATTGCCATGGCGGTGCGGGCCGGGTCACGGTTTGACTTTGTGACCACGCTGCTGATTCTGGTGGGCTACGCCATCCCCGGCTTTGTGCTGGGCGTGGCGCTAGTGGTCATTTTTGGCGGGCAGTTGCAGTGGTTTCCGCTGCGCGGGCTCACTTCCAGCCAATGGGACACGCTGGGCTGGGGCGCCAAGGTGGTGGACTACCTGTGGCACATCGCGCTGCCGGTCACCGCCATGGTGCTGGGCAGCTTTGCCGTGACGGCCATGCTGACCAAGAACGCGTTTCTGGAAGAAATCCGCAAGCAGTACGTGCTGACGGCCCGCGCCAAGGGCTTGAGCGAGCGGCAGGTGCTGTGGAAGCATGTTCTGCGCAATGCGCTGATCCCCATCGTCACCGGCTTCCCTGCCGCCTTCATCGGTGCATTTTTTACCGGCTCCCTGCTGATCGAAACCCTGTTCTCGCTCGACGGCCTGGGCCTGCTGAGCTATGAGAGCGTGATCCGCCGCGACTACCCCGTGGTACTGGGCACGCTGTACCTGTTTACGCTGATTGGCCTGGTGACCAAGCTGATTTCCGATCTTTGTTATGTCTGGGTAGATCCGCGTGTCAGATTTGACTAA
- a CDS encoding ABC transporter permease, whose translation MSDLTKTVSPSPGRRAWQRFKRNRLGYWSLVIFCVLVVLSLLAEVLSNDRPLVLRYQGQTYFPLVKDYAETTFGGDFPTPTDYLDPFIQQQLAKDGNWAVYPPNPYGPKTLNYFAQFPNPSAPSRANLLGTDDRGRDLLAQLVYGFRVSVLFALALTAVGTVLGIATGAVQGFFGGKTDLAFQRFIEIWGSMPELYLLIIFSAIFAPSISLLLVLLSLFGWMGLSDYVRAEFLRNRQMDYVKAARALGVGNAQIIWRHILPNSLTPVVTFLPFRMSAAILALTSLDFLGLGVPPGTPSLGELLSQGKANIDAWWISLSTFAVLAITLLLLTFMGDALRDALDPRKAQA comes from the coding sequence GTGTCAGATTTGACTAAAACTGTGTCGCCTAGCCCTGGCCGCCGTGCCTGGCAGCGTTTTAAGCGCAACCGCCTGGGCTACTGGAGCCTGGTAATTTTTTGCGTGCTGGTGGTCCTGAGCCTGCTGGCCGAGGTGCTGAGCAACGACCGCCCGCTGGTGCTGCGTTACCAGGGCCAAACCTACTTTCCGCTGGTAAAAGACTACGCCGAGACCACCTTTGGCGGCGACTTTCCCACGCCCACCGACTACCTCGACCCCTTCATCCAGCAGCAACTGGCGAAAGACGGCAACTGGGCGGTCTACCCGCCCAATCCTTACGGCCCGAAGACGCTGAACTACTTTGCGCAATTTCCCAACCCCTCGGCCCCGTCGCGCGCCAACCTGCTGGGCACCGACGACCGGGGGCGCGACCTGCTGGCCCAGTTGGTCTACGGCTTTCGGGTCAGCGTGCTGTTTGCGCTGGCGCTCACGGCAGTGGGCACGGTGCTGGGCATCGCCACCGGGGCGGTGCAGGGCTTTTTTGGTGGCAAGACCGACCTGGCGTTCCAGCGCTTCATCGAAATCTGGGGCTCCATGCCCGAGCTGTACCTGCTGATCATCTTCAGCGCCATCTTCGCGCCCAGCATCAGCCTGCTGCTGGTGCTGTTGAGCCTGTTTGGCTGGATGGGCCTGAGCGACTACGTGCGGGCCGAGTTTCTGCGTAACCGGCAGATGGACTACGTCAAGGCCGCACGCGCCCTGGGGGTGGGCAATGCACAGATCATCTGGCGGCACATCCTGCCCAACAGCCTCACACCGGTGGTCACCTTTTTGCCGTTCCGCATGAGCGCAGCCATTTTGGCGCTGACCTCGCTGGACTTTCTGGGCCTGGGCGTGCCCCCGGGCACCCCGTCACTGGGCGAGCTGCTGAGCCAGGGCAAGGCGAATATCGACGCGTGGTGGATTTCGCTGTCCACCTTTGCGGTGCTGGCGATCACGCTGCTGCTGCTGACCTTCATGGGCGACGCCTTGCGCGACGCTCTCGATCCGCGGAAGGCGCAGGCATGA